The Atlantibacter hermannii genomic interval TTGTGCCTTTTTTCGCGGGTATACCGCATCGCACCGGCTGGCGTGGAGAAATGCGCTACGGGCTGCTTAATGACGTCCGCGTGTTAGATAAACAAGCCTGGCCGTTAATGGTGGAGCGCTATGTGGCGCTGGCGTATGACAAAGGTGTGATGCGTTCAGCGAAAGATCTGCCCCAACCGCTCCTGTGGCCACAACTTCAGGTGAGTGAAGGCGAGAAATCGCATACCTGCCGCGCATTTTCCCTCTCTTCTGAACGTCCGATGATTGGATTTTGTCCGGGTGCGGAATTCGGCCCGGCAAAACGCTGGCCGCATTATCATTATGCAGAGCTGGCAAAACAGCTTATCGACGAAGGCCATCAGATTGTGCTGTTTGGCTCCGCTAAAGATCATGAAGCCGGAAATGAAATACTGGCGGCGCTCAATACGGAACAACAGGCATGGTGCCGGAATCTGGCAGGCGAAACGCAGCTGGAACAGGCCGTTATCCTGCTTGCCGCGTGTAAAGCGGTGGTCACTAACGACTCGGGTCTGATGCACGTCGCCGCGGCATTAAACCGACCTCTGGTGGCGTTGTATGGCCCCAGCAGCCCGGACTTTACCCCGCCCCTGTCCCACAAAGCCCGCGTGATCCGCCTGATTACCGGTTATCACAAGGTGCGTAAAGGCGATGCGGCTGAAGGTTATCATCAGAGCCTGATCGACATCACGCCGCAACAGGTGCTTGATGAGCTCAATGCCCTGTTATTGCAAGAGGAAGCCTGACGGATGCGGGTTTTGATCGTCAAAACATCGTCTATGGGCGATGTGTTGCATACCCTGCCTGCGTTAACAGACGCGCAGCTAAACATTCCCGGCATTCGTTTTGACTGGGTGGTGGAGGAAGGTTTCGCGCAGATACCTTCCTGGCACCCGGCGGTTGATCGCGTCATTCCTGTGGCCATCCGTCGTTGGCGGAAAGCCTGGTTTTCCGCGCCGATTAAAGCCGAGCGTCATGCTTTTCGCGAGGCGGTCAGGGCCAGAGAATATGACGCGGTAATTGACGCTCAGGGCTTAGTAAAAAGCGCTGCGCTGGTAACACGCCTGGCGCACGGCATAAAGCACGGTATGGACTGGCAAACCGCGCGCGAACCGCTGGCCAGCCTGTTTTACCAGCGTCGTCACATTATCGCCAGGCAACAGCACGCGGTTGAACGTACCCGCGAACTGTTCGCCCTAAGTCTTGGCTACAGCAAGCCGACCACCCAGGGTGATTACGCCATCGCCCGTCATTTCCTGAACAATCTTAATGCTAACCCG includes:
- the rfaF gene encoding ADP-heptose--LPS-heptosyltransferase II translates to MKILVIGPSWVGDMMMSQSLYRTLKARYPQAVIDVMAPAWCRPLLSRMPEVNEAIPMPLGHGALKLGERRKLGLSLRDKRYDRAWVLPNSFKSALVPFFAGIPHRTGWRGEMRYGLLNDVRVLDKQAWPLMVERYVALAYDKGVMRSAKDLPQPLLWPQLQVSEGEKSHTCRAFSLSSERPMIGFCPGAEFGPAKRWPHYHYAELAKQLIDEGHQIVLFGSAKDHEAGNEILAALNTEQQAWCRNLAGETQLEQAVILLAACKAVVTNDSGLMHVAAALNRPLVALYGPSSPDFTPPLSHKARVIRLITGYHKVRKGDAAEGYHQSLIDITPQQVLDELNALLLQEEA
- the rfaC gene encoding lipopolysaccharide heptosyltransferase 1 is translated as MRVLIVKTSSMGDVLHTLPALTDAQLNIPGIRFDWVVEEGFAQIPSWHPAVDRVIPVAIRRWRKAWFSAPIKAERHAFREAVRAREYDAVIDAQGLVKSAALVTRLAHGIKHGMDWQTAREPLASLFYQRRHIIARQQHAVERTRELFALSLGYSKPTTQGDYAIARHFLNNLNANPVPYAVFLHATTRDDKHWPEANWRELITLLSQTGLRIKLPWGAPHEQERAKRLAEGFDYVDVLPRMSLEEIARVLAGAQFVVSVDTGLSHLTAALDRPNITLYGPTDPGLIGGYGKNQVECRSVSKDLADLSASTVFEQLNVEIINTHK